TTAAAGATGAAATGATGAAGGTTTTTCCGCTGGGAATATTTAAAGATAAAACGGTCCTTTCGTAAAAAAGTTGAGTGACTCAAAAGCAAATTAAAAATAAAAAATCAAAATGCAAAATGACAAATTAAAATTCAAAAATGTATAGGGGCTGTCTACCTTGAAAAGTAAGTGATAATTTTGCATTTTGATTTGTATTTTTACATTTTTATTTTTGATTTTTGATTTTATTTATCTTTGATTTTTGATTTCTATATTTTAAATATCATGCATCATGAGATTATCATAGCAGGCTATGGCGGCCAGGGGATATTGCTGATGGGAAGGCTTCTTGCACATGCAGGAATGCTTGGTGAAAAGAATGTCACATGCTTTCCATCTTATGGGGCAGAAATAAGAGGTGGAACAGCAAATTGTACTGTAGTAGTCTCTGAGGAGGCTATAGCCTCTCCGCTCTCAGCACACCCTGATGTCCTTATAGCAATGAATGAGGCATCAATGAGGAGATTTGAGGGCAGAATAAAAAGTGGTGGGTTGATCTTTATAAACTCCTCTCTCGTAAAGTCAGCACCAGAGAGAACAGATATAGAGATTATAGATTTACCAGCCAGCGAATTAGCAGCAAAGATAGGAAACTCTAAGACATCAAATATCGTAATGCTCGGTGCGTTTATAGAAAAGACCGCAATTATTACCGTAGAGAATACCTTAGATGCACTAAGGGAGATGCTCCCCGACGGTAAAGAATCATTGTTCAATATAAACAGGGAGGCTCTGTTTGTAGGTACAGAGTGGACAAAAAAGGGTAAGGGATGGGGGTAAGGATTAAGAGGTAAGGATTAAGGGGTAAGGATTAAGGGATAAGGAATAAGGAGCCATCCAATGATCCGTAAGGCTAAACTTGAAGATGTAAAAAAAATTCATCATCTCATCATGGCGTCAGCAAAGGCAAACGAGCTACTTCCAAGGTCACTGCATGAGATCTACGAAGACCTGCGAGACTTTTTTGTTTATGAAGAAGATGGAAAAATCATAGGTGTCTCTGCAATCCATGTATGCTGGGAAGACCTTGCAGAGATAAGGTCGCTTGCAGTCACTGAAGAATACAGAATGAAGGGGATAGGTAAGATACTTGTGCAAAGATGCCTTGAGGATGCAAAGGATATCGGAATAAGCAGGGT
This genomic stretch from Nitrospirota bacterium harbors:
- a CDS encoding 2-oxoacid:acceptor oxidoreductase family protein, translating into MHHEIIIAGYGGQGILLMGRLLAHAGMLGEKNVTCFPSYGAEIRGGTANCTVVVSEEAIASPLSAHPDVLIAMNEASMRRFEGRIKSGGLIFINSSLVKSAPERTDIEIIDLPASELAAKIGNSKTSNIVMLGAFIEKTAIITVENTLDALREMLPDGKESLFNINREALFVGTEWTKKGKGWG
- a CDS encoding N-acetyltransferase, with the translated sequence MIRKAKLEDVKKIHHLIMASAKANELLPRSLHEIYEDLRDFFVYEEDGKIIGVSAIHVCWEDLAEIRSLAVTEEYRMKGIGKILVQRCLEDAKDIGISRVFALTYHPDFFEKMGFKRVDKSKLPQKIWGDCLKCPKFPECNEVAVIKKL